Proteins from one Anthonomus grandis grandis chromosome 8, icAntGran1.3, whole genome shotgun sequence genomic window:
- the LOC126739303 gene encoding juvenile hormone acid O-methyltransferase, translating to MDRPEFYSKNKNLQTTDNIYVIDKYFDLIAFDHDRSHTALDLGCGDGYTTSQILLPKLPKNVKKLIGADISENMVSFAKQLQDSRLDFHRMDIEDGDSCLEFKEAFDHVFSFYCLHWIPNQRKAFQNIHRVLKPGGDVLLSFLGTNPIFQVYESISKNIHWAPYFRSEMVSPYHNCENPADVIEKLLREIGFKECKCIVEDRRFVFENWAQLKKSVIAVNPTLPLLSRSDRIQYLQDFTKEVNFIYGRNLKLSENDNDQKIPVEYKLIIVYAKRVM from the exons ATGGATCGACCAGAATTCTACTCAAAAAACAAGAATTTACAGACCACAGATAACATTTATGTCATCGATAAGTATTTCGATTTAATCGCGTTCGATCATGATCGAAGTCATACCGCGTTAGATTTGGGGTGCGGGGACGGTTATACCACCTCGCAAATTCTATTGCCAAAATTGCCAAAGAACGTAAAGAAATTGATAGGAGCGGATATCAGTGAAAATATGGTGAGTTTTGCGAAACAACTTCAGGATTCCAGGCTGGATTTTCACCGTATGGACATTGAGGATGGCGACAGTTGTTTGGAGTTTAAGGAAGCGTTTGATCatgtattttccttttattgTTTACATTGGATACCCAACCAGAG AAAAGCCTTTCAAAACATCCATCGTGTCCTGAAACCTGGCGGAGACGTTTTGCTAAGTTTCCTCGGCACAAATCCGATTTTCCAAGTCTACGAGAGCATTTCCAAGAACATCCATTGGGCGCCGTATTTCAGAAGCGAAATGGTGTCTCCATACCATAACTGTGAAAATCCTGCAGATGTCATTGAGAAACTATTAAGGGAAATCGGATTTAAAGAGTGCAAGTGCATTGTTGAGGATCGGAGGTTCGTGTTCGAGAACTGGGCTCAATTGAAAA AATCAGTTATAGCAGTCAATCCCACGCTTCCACTCCTATCCAGAAGCGACCGAATCCAGTACCTGCAGGACTTCACAAAAGAAGTGAACTTTATCTACGGTCGCAATTTAAAATTGAGCGAAAATGATAATGACCAGAAAATTCCTGTAGAATATAAGTTAATAATCGTATATGCTAAGAGAGTAATGTGa